In a single window of the Portunus trituberculatus isolate SZX2019 chromosome 1, ASM1759143v1, whole genome shotgun sequence genome:
- the LOC123501026 gene encoding C-type lectin 9a-like isoform X1 — protein sequence MSIKSSTHTQKSRSCYEATSDRVPVLAVMARFCYPVGVVRSVAISIVFILSVVVVVVPKEEFPYQFFKYTRCTDPCRYPGGFILDQCCYVPVYKALTWDDARKYCKNIGGPLADLACPPGGYALRYELDRIKKPIDYKMWIGVSTQQAKTIFVTGMQISCLAHWYAPKEGECTFVYNAYSGSTYWSGNCSTKLPFVCEMPLV from the exons atgtcaataaaatcatctactcacacccaaaaatcaag GTCCTGCTACGAAGCCACGAGTGATAGAGTACCAGTCCTTGCAGTGATGGCCAGGTTTTGTTACCCTGTTGGAGTGGTTCGCTCAGTGGCCATCTCTATCGTCTTCATTctgagtgtggtagtggtggttgttccTAAAGAGGAGTTTCCCTACCAGTTTTTTAAGTACACCAGATGcacag ACCCGTGTCGGTATCCGGGAGGCTTCATTTTGGACCAGTGCTGTTACGTCCCAGTGTACAAAGCCTTGACATGGGATGATGCAAGAAAGTACTGTAAGAATATCGGCGGGCCCTTAGCTGACCTAGCCTGCCCTCCCGGCGGCTACGCTCTCAGATATGAATTGGACAGAATAAAGAAAC CCATCGATTACAAAATGTGGATCGGCGTGTCCACCCAACAAGCCAAAACTATCTTCGTGACAGGCATGCAGATTAGCTGTTTGGCGCACTGGTATGCACCTAAGGAAGGGGAATGTACTTTTGTTTATAATGCCTATAGCGGCAGCACCTATTGGAGCGGGAATTGTAGCACGAAGTTGCCCTTTGTGTGTGAAATGCCGCTTGTGTGA
- the LOC123501026 gene encoding C-type lectin 9a-like isoform X2, producing the protein MARFCYPVGVVRSVAISIVFILSVVVVVVPKEEFPYQFFKYTRCTDPCRYPGGFILDQCCYVPVYKALTWDDARKYCKNIGGPLADLACPPGGYALRYELDRIKKPIDYKMWIGVSTQQAKTIFVTGMQISCLAHWYAPKEGECTFVYNAYSGSTYWSGNCSTKLPFVCEMPLV; encoded by the exons ATGGCCAGGTTTTGTTACCCTGTTGGAGTGGTTCGCTCAGTGGCCATCTCTATCGTCTTCATTctgagtgtggtagtggtggttgttccTAAAGAGGAGTTTCCCTACCAGTTTTTTAAGTACACCAGATGcacag ACCCGTGTCGGTATCCGGGAGGCTTCATTTTGGACCAGTGCTGTTACGTCCCAGTGTACAAAGCCTTGACATGGGATGATGCAAGAAAGTACTGTAAGAATATCGGCGGGCCCTTAGCTGACCTAGCCTGCCCTCCCGGCGGCTACGCTCTCAGATATGAATTGGACAGAATAAAGAAAC CCATCGATTACAAAATGTGGATCGGCGTGTCCACCCAACAAGCCAAAACTATCTTCGTGACAGGCATGCAGATTAGCTGTTTGGCGCACTGGTATGCACCTAAGGAAGGGGAATGTACTTTTGTTTATAATGCCTATAGCGGCAGCACCTATTGGAGCGGGAATTGTAGCACGAAGTTGCCCTTTGTGTGTGAAATGCCGCTTGTGTGA
- the LOC123502685 gene encoding C-type lectin domain family 2 member L-like — protein sequence MKGMREGGGGGSVISSEQAGWFLTDSLAAVEWLCCCALCASLSFCLVFLGRVNDEGVGGCGSVVVVVVVVLVLPVSTTVQTCESPFNGCPGKPNSIRFHGWCYYVLEDIYGTKNITDWYKARDYCKSDSGELASPTDTMAIGMWFTWTKTEAWIGATDAEGSIWYFLDGRQVHCSAFNYQPPKPDPFRPLCGTMTIGSRKPFIAPTPCLKNYPVICERWVGFKP from the exons ATGAAggggatgagagaaggaggaggaggagggagtgttaTAAGCAGTGAGCAGGCAGGTTGGTTCCTCACTGACTCCTTGGCTGCGGTGGAGTGGCTCTGCTGCTGTGCCCTCTGTGCCTCTCTGTCGTTCTGCCTCG ttttcttagGGCGTGTTAATGATGAAGGCGTCGGTGGCTGCggtagcgtggtggtggtggtggtggtggtgttggtgttgcctGTATCCACGACCGTCCAAACCTGTGAAT CACCTTTTAACGGCTGCCCCGGAAAGCCTAACAGCATTAGGTTTCACGGATGGTGTTACTACGTGTTGGAAGATATATATGGCACAAAGAATATCACAGACTGGTACAAAGCCAGAGACTACTGCAAAAGTGATTCAGGGGAATTGGCCTCCCCTACGGATACGATGGCCATCGGAATGTGGTTCACGTGGA CAAAGACAGAAGCATGGATTGGCGCAACAGACGCCGAGGGAAGCATATGGTACTTCTTGGACGGGAGACAAGTGCACTGTTCAGCTTTTAATTATCAACCCCCCAAGCCAGATCCATTCAGACCTCTCTGCGGCACTATGACAATAGGCAGCAGAAAACCCTTCATTGCGCCCACCCCGTGTTTGAAAAATTATCCAGTCATCTGTGAACGCTGGGTTGGATTCAAACCGTAA